In Janthinobacterium rivuli, a single genomic region encodes these proteins:
- a CDS encoding cytochrome d ubiquinol oxidase subunit II, producing the protein MDINSHAMLGNAWFGLIGLMLIFYVVTDGFDLGVGILSLFTRREQERNLIFQSIEHVWDANETWLVVVGGALFGAFPSAYATLLEQLYIPIMLLIASLIMRGASIEFRHAAGNKRLWDLIFGVGSLLAAVAQGVVLGEVITGLQPGPLSAVFTACTALGVVAGYCLLGSTYLIKKTGGQLEAAARRYATASVLATVAAAIVLSAGTMVFSAIGHDRWAQPGVFGVLLALAAIAASAFIYILWAVHVNGVRGPFRGAIVLFLASFAGLAISFFPDLVPGKLSIAAAASDEPTLIFMLIGMGSMLPIMIGYNLFQYYVFEGKVVPRKH; encoded by the coding sequence ATGGATATCAATTCGCATGCCATGCTGGGCAATGCCTGGTTCGGCCTGATCGGCCTGATGCTGATCTTTTACGTGGTCACGGACGGCTTCGACCTGGGCGTGGGCATCCTCAGCCTGTTCACCCGCCGCGAGCAGGAACGCAACCTGATCTTCCAGTCCATCGAGCACGTGTGGGACGCCAATGAAACCTGGCTGGTGGTAGTGGGCGGCGCCCTGTTCGGCGCCTTCCCCAGCGCCTACGCCACCTTGCTGGAACAGCTGTACATTCCCATCATGCTGCTGATCGCCAGCCTGATCATGCGCGGCGCCTCGATCGAGTTCCGCCATGCGGCCGGCAACAAGCGCCTGTGGGACCTGATCTTCGGCGTGGGCAGCCTGCTGGCCGCCGTGGCGCAAGGCGTGGTGCTGGGCGAGGTCATCACGGGCTTGCAGCCGGGCCCGCTGAGTGCGGTCTTCACGGCCTGCACGGCGCTGGGCGTGGTCGCCGGCTATTGCCTGCTGGGCAGCACTTACCTGATCAAGAAGACGGGCGGCCAGCTGGAAGCGGCGGCGCGCCGCTATGCGACGGCCAGCGTGCTGGCGACTGTCGCGGCCGCCATCGTGCTGTCGGCCGGCACCATGGTCTTCAGCGCCATCGGCCACGACCGCTGGGCGCAGCCGGGCGTGTTCGGCGTGCTGCTGGCCCTGGCAGCCATCGCCGCCAGCGCTTTTATTTACATCCTGTGGGCCGTGCACGTGAACGGCGTGCGCGGACCGTTCCGCGGCGCCATCGTGCTGTTCCTGGCCTCGTTTGCGGGCCTGGCCATCAGCTTCTTCCCCGACCTCGTGCCGGGCAAGCTGAGCATCGCGGCGGCTGCGTCCGATGAGCCGACCCTGATCTTCATGCTGATCGGCATGGGTTCCATGCTGCCGATCATGATCGGCTACAACCTGTTCCAATACTACGTCTTCGAGGGCAAAGTCGTGCCCCGGAAACATTAA
- a CDS encoding bestrophin family protein, producing MIIRPTTNWFRMLFVWDGSVLQAIIPQLLLMLVVSSLALLTDGRIFGVKIPLDTAPFPMVGISLAIFLGFRNNASYARFVEARHIWGQLLIAARALASQALTYLPQETSGLDHQLLLRRLIAFVYALKHQLRQTDPQQDLARYLPAEDMQRLQGVNFKPVAVLHSVRAMLYDAVQRQPGQTQLLWMLDTQLNDLAATVAGCERIKNTPIPYPYGVLVHRTVYMYCFLLPLGLVDAIGVATPLISVFVAYTLFALEAIAQQIAEPFGLAPNCLALNAMTRETERSLLELNGDPLPPSIRPCPRYQID from the coding sequence ATGATTATCCGCCCCACCACCAACTGGTTCCGCATGCTGTTCGTCTGGGATGGCTCGGTGCTGCAAGCCATCATCCCGCAATTGCTGCTGATGCTGGTCGTCAGTTCGCTGGCCCTGCTGACGGATGGCCGTATCTTCGGCGTCAAGATTCCGCTCGATACGGCGCCGTTTCCCATGGTCGGCATCAGCCTGGCGATCTTCCTCGGCTTTCGCAACAATGCCAGCTATGCGCGCTTTGTCGAGGCGCGGCATATCTGGGGGCAATTGCTGATCGCCGCGCGGGCCCTCGCTTCGCAGGCGCTCACGTATCTGCCGCAGGAGACGAGCGGCCTCGATCACCAGTTGCTGCTGCGCCGCCTGATCGCTTTCGTGTATGCGCTCAAGCACCAGCTGCGCCAGACGGACCCGCAGCAAGATCTGGCGCGCTACCTGCCGGCCGAGGACATGCAGCGCTTGCAGGGCGTCAACTTCAAGCCCGTCGCCGTGCTCCATTCCGTGCGCGCCATGCTGTACGACGCCGTGCAGCGCCAGCCGGGCCAGACCCAGCTGCTGTGGATGCTCGACACCCAGCTCAACGACCTGGCCGCCACCGTGGCCGGCTGCGAGCGCATCAAGAACACGCCGATTCCGTATCCGTACGGCGTGCTGGTGCACCGCACCGTCTACATGTACTGTTTTTTACTGCCGCTGGGTCTGGTGGACGCCATCGGCGTGGCCACGCCCCTCATTTCCGTCTTTGTCGCCTACACCCTGTTTGCGCTGGAAGCCATCGCGCAACAGATCGCTGAACCGTTCGGCCTCGCGCCCAACTGCCTGGCCCTGAACGCCATGACGCGGGAAACGGAACGCTCGCTGCTGGAATTGAACGGCGACCCGCTGCCGCCTTCGATACGGCCTTGCCCGCGCTATCAGATCGATTAA
- the fdhD gene encoding formate dehydrogenase accessory sulfurtransferase FdhD — MECDITTIERDGYLEVPMVRHQAGVATAGHDMVAEEYPVALVYNGIAHAVMMATPRDLEEFAVGFTLTEGIVGSVRDIYDLDVCCGADSAEVRLTIAQPDLIKLKARRRALTGRTGCGVCGIESLALLDLVPEKITRPLPPLVASSAILGRAARELLPYQELMHKTGGVHAAAWCTAEGAIVKVFEDVGRHNGLDKLIGYLALHRIAMHDGFVFLSSRASYELVRKSARMHIGLVATISAPTSLAIRIARQAGMQLASFCRRDGFVDYTADEVPPVG, encoded by the coding sequence ATGGAATGCGACATCACCACCATCGAACGCGACGGTTACCTGGAAGTTCCCATGGTGCGCCACCAGGCCGGCGTGGCCACGGCGGGCCACGACATGGTGGCCGAGGAATATCCCGTGGCTCTCGTCTACAACGGCATCGCCCACGCGGTGATGATGGCCACGCCGCGCGACCTCGAGGAATTCGCCGTCGGCTTTACCTTGACCGAAGGCATCGTCGGCAGCGTGCGCGACATCTACGACCTCGACGTGTGCTGCGGCGCGGACAGCGCGGAAGTGCGGCTGACCATCGCCCAGCCGGACTTGATCAAGCTCAAGGCCCGCCGCCGCGCGCTGACCGGACGCACGGGCTGCGGCGTGTGCGGCATCGAAAGCCTGGCCTTACTGGATCTGGTACCGGAAAAAATCACGCGCCCCTTGCCGCCGCTGGTCGCCAGCAGCGCCATCCTCGGCCGCGCCGCGCGCGAACTGCTGCCCTACCAGGAACTGATGCACAAGACGGGCGGCGTACACGCGGCCGCCTGGTGCACGGCCGAGGGCGCCATCGTGAAAGTGTTCGAGGATGTGGGCCGTCATAACGGCCTGGATAAACTGATCGGCTACCTGGCGCTGCACCGCATCGCCATGCACGACGGTTTCGTCTTCCTGTCGAGCCGCGCCAGCTATGAATTGGTGCGCAAGTCGGCGCGCATGCATATCGGGCTCGTCGCCACCATCTCGGCGCCCACCTCGCTGGCCATCCGCATCGCGCGCCAGGCCGGCATGCAACTGGCCAGCTTTTGCCGCCGCGACGGCTTTGTCGATTACACGGCAGACGAGGTGCCACCGGTGGGCTGA